One Acinetobacter pullicarnis genomic region harbors:
- a CDS encoding DUF3325 domain-containing protein, with amino-acid sequence MNLDLINMISTMLLLYLGMFAINLSMERHAKQILQRPLSPTQAKISYALGWLALLLAFFPAIAAWGAPIGITAGFGALTLILALMIFIQSYRPRLNLYLAGFSGVLLCGLQVFR; translated from the coding sequence ATGAATCTTGATTTAATCAATATGATCAGCACGATGTTGCTGCTTTATCTCGGCATGTTTGCAATCAATCTCTCGATGGAACGCCATGCCAAACAAATATTGCAACGCCCACTTAGCCCAACCCAAGCAAAAATTAGTTATGCCTTGGGGTGGCTGGCATTGTTATTGGCATTTTTCCCTGCGATTGCCGCATGGGGTGCGCCAATCGGCATCACTGCAGGGTTTGGTGCGCTAACCCTAATTTTAGCACTGATGATTTTTATCCAAAGTTACCGACCGCGCTTGAACCTGTACTTGGCAGGTTTTTCAGGCGTGCTGCTGTGTGGCTTACAAGTTTTTCGTTGA
- a CDS encoding cryptochrome/photolyase family protein: MQLIWFRQDLRVQDNTALWHATQAGPCIAFVAISPEQWALHDDAPIKVDFYLRQLQSLKIQLDNLNIPLIIQHIPLWNEIPQALLQLAQQLNIKTLHANIELGLNELKRDAATQQLLENTNIPLELYHDRTLFPVGSIRNKTQQPYKVFSAFKKNCYEQLIISLPQCYPAIEAQTPLSAHPLFTTSHCQLEDFVPAHVTDEQRVLWPISETYAVTLLDQFLNDKVEYYQQERDFPNLDSTSRLAAYLNIGILSIRQTIQGLFRLQQGHFHIDNLGQQTWLDELIWREFYQHILFDFPQVSKHQPFKINTNNIQWRDAAQDLHAWQQGQTGIPIVDAGMRQLLATGWMHNRVRMITAMFLCKNLLIDWRLGEQWFMQHLIDGDLSANNGGWQWCASTGTDSVPYFRIFNPVSQSQRFDASGDYIRQWVPELAHLDAKQIHEPYAKDKNLHLNYPQPIADLKQTRIRALEAFKAI, translated from the coding sequence ATGCAACTGATTTGGTTTCGACAAGATTTACGTGTTCAAGACAACACCGCGCTATGGCATGCAACTCAGGCTGGTCCTTGCATTGCATTTGTGGCTATTTCTCCCGAACAATGGGCATTGCATGATGATGCTCCAATTAAAGTCGATTTTTATCTCAGACAACTGCAATCGCTAAAAATACAATTGGATAATCTAAATATCCCGCTGATTATTCAACATATTCCACTGTGGAACGAAATTCCACAAGCCTTGCTACAACTGGCACAGCAACTGAATATCAAGACCCTGCATGCCAATATTGAACTTGGGCTAAATGAGTTAAAACGCGATGCGGCTACGCAGCAGTTGTTGGAAAATACCAATATTCCGCTTGAGCTCTATCATGACCGAACCCTATTTCCAGTCGGAAGTATTCGCAATAAAACTCAGCAACCTTATAAAGTCTTTAGTGCATTTAAAAAAAATTGCTATGAACAGCTGATAATCAGTCTGCCACAGTGTTATCCCGCGATTGAGGCGCAAACCCCACTTTCAGCGCATCCCCTGTTTACAACATCGCACTGTCAGCTTGAGGATTTTGTCCCCGCCCACGTCACCGATGAACAACGTGTGCTTTGGCCAATCAGTGAAACCTATGCAGTTACGCTACTCGATCAATTTCTAAATGATAAAGTTGAGTATTATCAGCAAGAAAGAGATTTTCCAAATTTAGATTCGACCAGTCGATTGGCGGCCTATTTAAATATCGGAATCCTGTCGATTCGCCAGACGATTCAGGGACTCTTCCGCTTGCAACAGGGTCATTTTCATATCGACAATCTGGGGCAACAAACTTGGCTAGATGAGCTCATCTGGCGTGAGTTTTATCAACATATATTGTTTGATTTCCCACAAGTCTCTAAACACCAGCCCTTTAAAATCAATACCAACAACATCCAATGGCGTGATGCCGCGCAAGACCTACACGCATGGCAACAGGGCCAAACTGGAATTCCAATTGTCGATGCCGGAATGCGTCAGCTTTTAGCCACAGGTTGGATGCATAATCGGGTGCGGATGATCACAGCGATGTTCCTTTGCAAAAATCTATTGATTGATTGGCGTCTCGGTGAGCAATGGTTTATGCAGCATTTAATCGATGGTGACCTGTCTGCCAATAATGGCGGTTGGCAATGGTGTGCATCGACTGGTACAGATTCTGTTCCCTACTTCCGTATTTTTAATCCAGTGTCGCAATCACAACGTTTTGATGCAAGCGGTGATTATATCCGTCAGTGGGTTCCCGAATTGGCCCATTTAGATGCAAAACAGATTCATGAACCCTATGCAAAAGATAAAAATTTGCATTTAAATTATCCGCAACCGATTGCCGATCTAAAACAAACTCGGATTCGTGCATTAGAAGCATTTAAAGCGATCTAG
- a CDS encoding PepSY-associated TM helix domain-containing protein, translating to MKEGFRQCMAWLHTWTGLVVGWILFFVFLTGTAGYVQIELSRWMQPERPLQQQVFPNSTEQFSKAYAFLKNDPEAAKAERWGMSFISEQRGADALTVNWSLPAAEGERYGKYQRTSLNPTTGLPTEGQEKPRETSGGHTLYRMHYALHYIPYDWAIRIIGICTMLMFVAMISGVITHKKIFKDFFTFRPAKGQRSWLDGHVILSVIALPFHLMITYSGLVFFLNAYMPLGVPLAYGEAEKSIDHFYAELYNSPIASNDTDNAKTMALGDESKHFADFMPMLQQVQQQWGPGQIEGLSIYPSQGAEPARAEFYKYSSHVARSYTTMNFNLLSGKEIVKGKTPQDTAPLIFGSTILGLHVGSFASPLVRLFYVITGLIGTAMVATGLVLWTVKRRPKQMKAGKMLFGHGLVERLNIAMVAGLPLAIAVYFWANRLLSVGFEGRAAWEVHCLYLSLLFSLLYALCRPIPRAWFELLALAAVAYLSLPILNVLTTDRHLGVTLQAQDYVLASIDIGFFMFGLLLAWAAYAIWRKRLSILKPVVKAKRVVKQQSVPKASVIVQPKSADPTAKADLALDSDSAIQSDSHLASDASKDHPTEDEP from the coding sequence ATGAAAGAGGGATTTCGTCAATGTATGGCGTGGTTGCACACATGGACTGGGCTGGTGGTGGGCTGGATTCTATTTTTTGTATTTTTAACCGGGACTGCTGGTTATGTACAAATTGAACTCAGTCGCTGGATGCAGCCTGAACGTCCATTGCAACAACAGGTTTTTCCAAACAGCACTGAACAATTCAGCAAAGCCTATGCCTTTTTAAAAAATGATCCCGAGGCGGCGAAGGCTGAACGTTGGGGCATGAGTTTTATCTCTGAGCAACGCGGTGCAGATGCGCTGACAGTGAACTGGTCATTGCCTGCCGCTGAAGGGGAACGCTATGGAAAGTATCAGCGTACAAGTTTAAATCCGACTACGGGTCTACCGACTGAAGGTCAAGAGAAACCACGCGAAACCAGTGGCGGTCATACCTTATATCGCATGCATTATGCTTTGCATTACATCCCTTATGATTGGGCGATTCGCATCATTGGTATTTGTACCATGTTGATGTTTGTGGCAATGATTTCAGGCGTGATCACCCATAAAAAAATATTCAAAGATTTCTTCACCTTCCGTCCAGCCAAAGGGCAACGTTCTTGGCTCGATGGTCATGTGATTCTAAGCGTGATTGCACTGCCTTTTCATTTGATGATTACTTATAGTGGCTTGGTATTTTTTCTCAATGCATATATGCCTTTAGGAGTGCCTTTGGCCTATGGCGAAGCAGAGAAAAGTATTGATCACTTTTATGCAGAACTTTATAACTCCCCAATCGCCTCGAACGATACAGATAACGCCAAAACGATGGCGTTGGGCGATGAATCTAAGCACTTTGCTGATTTTATGCCAATGTTACAACAAGTGCAGCAGCAATGGGGGCCGGGTCAAATTGAAGGGCTGAGTATCTATCCAAGTCAAGGGGCAGAACCAGCAAGAGCTGAGTTTTATAAATATAGCAGCCATGTGGCACGTAGCTACACCACGATGAATTTCAATTTGCTGAGCGGCAAAGAAATCGTCAAAGGGAAAACGCCCCAAGACACTGCACCATTGATTTTTGGCAGTACGATACTTGGTTTGCATGTTGGTAGCTTTGCCTCACCTTTGGTGCGCCTATTTTATGTGATTACCGGATTGATCGGCACCGCCATGGTGGCGACAGGCTTGGTGCTATGGACAGTGAAACGTCGTCCGAAACAGATGAAAGCGGGCAAGATGTTATTTGGTCATGGCTTGGTTGAACGTCTCAATATTGCCATGGTCGCAGGTTTACCTTTGGCCATCGCGGTGTATTTTTGGGCCAATCGGCTACTTTCCGTTGGTTTTGAAGGGCGTGCTGCTTGGGAAGTACATTGTCTGTATTTGAGCTTGTTGTTTAGTTTGCTCTATGCGCTGTGTCGACCGATTCCGCGGGCATGGTTTGAGCTGTTGGCTTTGGCTGCTGTGGCCTATCTCAGCTTACCCATTTTAAATGTGTTAACCACAGATCGACATTTGGGTGTGACCTTACAGGCACAAGATTATGTGCTGGCCAGCATTGATATTGGTTTCTTCATGTTTGGTTTGTTGTTGGCTTGGGCAGCCTATGCGATATGGCGTAAACGTCTATCGATTTTAAAGCCAGTAGTCAAAGCCAAGCGCGTTGTCAAACAACAAAGCGTTCCGAAGGCATCGGTGATTGTTCAGCCGAAGTCAGCAGATCCAACGGCAAAAGCAGACTTAGCTTTAGATTCGGATTCAGCTATACAGTCAGACTCACACTTAGCTTCAGACGCAAGCAAGGATCATCCTACTGAGGATGAGCCATGA
- a CDS encoding zinc-dependent alcohol dehydrogenase family protein, giving the protein MKAIQLKKPAGFDSLHCVELPQLGEPQAGEIQVKICANSLNFHDLVVVRGDFPTAEGRIPMSDGAGVVTAVGAGVTEFAVGDHVVSCFFPTWQDGPANLSDFATVPGDGVDGYAIEQVNAPSTSFTHAPSQYSHAQAATLTTAALTAWRALVVDGKLKAGDTVLVLGTGGVSIFALQMAKSLGAKVIATTSSEAKKQKLLALGADQVINYRDEKNWGDVVLELTAGRGADIVVEVGGPATLAQSIRACRVGGHIALIGILTGYSGEIPTVELMAKQISLKGIIVGSREQQQEMVKALNRFDWVPVIDRTFSVDQMAEAFKYQESGQHFGKICIQH; this is encoded by the coding sequence ATGAAAGCAATACAATTGAAAAAACCCGCAGGCTTTGACAGTTTACACTGTGTTGAATTGCCGCAGCTTGGTGAGCCGCAAGCTGGCGAGATTCAGGTCAAGATTTGCGCCAATTCTTTAAATTTTCATGATTTGGTTGTGGTTCGAGGTGATTTCCCGACTGCAGAAGGTCGTATTCCGATGTCAGATGGTGCTGGTGTGGTTACGGCGGTTGGTGCTGGCGTGACTGAATTTGCCGTGGGTGATCACGTGGTGTCTTGTTTTTTCCCAACGTGGCAGGATGGGCCAGCAAATTTATCGGATTTTGCAACAGTGCCAGGGGATGGGGTTGATGGTTATGCGATTGAACAAGTCAATGCGCCAAGCACTTCATTTACGCATGCACCAAGTCAGTATAGCCATGCACAGGCAGCAACTTTGACTACAGCAGCATTGACGGCATGGCGTGCTTTGGTGGTCGATGGCAAACTGAAAGCTGGAGATACTGTTTTAGTCTTGGGGACCGGTGGTGTTTCAATTTTTGCATTACAAATGGCCAAGTCCCTAGGTGCTAAGGTGATTGCAACGACTTCATCTGAAGCGAAAAAACAAAAATTACTGGCACTTGGTGCTGATCAGGTAATTAATTACCGTGATGAAAAAAACTGGGGTGATGTAGTGCTTGAACTCACTGCTGGTCGTGGCGCTGATATTGTGGTTGAAGTCGGTGGTCCTGCAACATTGGCACAATCGATTCGTGCCTGTCGAGTCGGTGGACATATTGCATTGATTGGTATTTTAACCGGTTATTCCGGTGAAATTCCGACAGTTGAATTAATGGCCAAGCAAATTAGCCTAAAAGGGATTATCGTCGGTAGCCGCGAGCAGCAACAAGAGATGGTGAAGGCATTAAATCGCTTTGATTGGGTGCCAGTGATTGACCGTACATTCTCGGTAGATCAAATGGCAGAAGCCTTCAAATACCAAGAATCTGGTCAGCATTTTGGCAAAATTTGCATTCAGCACTAA
- the pobA gene encoding 4-hydroxybenzoate 3-monooxygenase produces the protein MEVLTTKVAIIGSGPAGLLLGQLLYKAGIEHIIIEQRSADYVSARIRAGILEQVSVDLLTQAGVDQHLNQQGLPHSGIEILTQGIKHRIDLTALTQGKQVVVYGQTELTKDLMQARTQAELSSFYEAQDVQVHGFYDMPFVTFEHHGIQYRVNCDFIAGCDGYHGVCRASVPKENIKTFEKVYPFGWLGILADVPPVAEELIYVQSDRGFALCSMRSKTRSRYYLQVPLTDKVEDWSDQRFWDELSKRLDDESRQHLVTGPSIEKSIAPLRSFVTEPMRFGKMFLAGDAAHIVPPTGAKGLNLAASDIAYLSSALIEFYTEASAQGIEQYSEKCLQRVWKAERFSWWMTHLLHRFENESEFDLKIKQAELAYVLGSVAGQTTLAENYVGLAYEGKAML, from the coding sequence ATGGAAGTTTTAACCACAAAAGTTGCAATTATCGGTTCAGGTCCTGCGGGTTTATTGTTGGGGCAATTGCTTTATAAAGCAGGGATTGAGCATATTATCATCGAGCAACGTAGTGCGGATTATGTTTCAGCGCGGATTCGTGCTGGTATTTTAGAGCAAGTGTCTGTGGATTTACTGACACAAGCAGGGGTGGATCAGCATCTAAATCAACAAGGTCTACCACATTCAGGCATTGAAATCCTGACTCAAGGCATCAAGCATCGGATTGATTTAACCGCATTGACTCAGGGCAAACAGGTTGTGGTCTATGGCCAAACGGAATTAACCAAAGATTTGATGCAGGCACGTACACAGGCAGAACTCAGCTCATTCTACGAAGCACAAGATGTACAGGTACATGGTTTTTATGACATGCCTTTTGTGACCTTTGAGCATCATGGAATACAATATCGGGTGAACTGTGATTTTATTGCTGGCTGTGATGGTTATCATGGGGTTTGCCGTGCCAGTGTGCCGAAAGAAAACATAAAGACCTTTGAAAAAGTCTATCCCTTCGGTTGGCTCGGTATTTTGGCAGATGTACCCCCAGTGGCTGAAGAGTTGATCTATGTACAGTCAGATCGTGGTTTTGCACTGTGTAGCATGCGCTCTAAAACACGTAGTCGTTATTATTTACAAGTGCCGCTCACAGATAAAGTGGAAGATTGGTCTGATCAACGCTTTTGGGATGAGTTAAGTAAACGTCTTGATGATGAAAGTCGTCAACATCTAGTGACAGGCCCTTCCATTGAAAAAAGCATCGCACCGTTGCGTAGTTTTGTGACTGAGCCGATGCGCTTTGGAAAAATGTTTCTTGCCGGAGATGCAGCACATATTGTCCCACCGACAGGCGCAAAAGGTTTGAATCTTGCAGCATCCGACATTGCCTATCTCTCTAGCGCCCTCATTGAGTTTTATACCGAAGCTTCAGCGCAAGGGATTGAGCAATACTCTGAAAAATGTTTGCAGCGGGTTTGGAAAGCTGAGCGTTTCTCTTGGTGGATGACACACCTTTTACACCGATTTGAAAATGAAAGTGAATTTGATTTAAAAATCAAGCAAGCAGAGTTGGCCTATGTGCTAGGTTCCGTCGCTGGGCAAACCACCTTGGCTGAAAACTATGTGGGTTTGGCTTATGAAGGCAAAGCCATGCTGTAA
- a CDS encoding glycosyltransferase, producing MLSYFLNSPFGYKLTGIEHASLKRYKLFKEMGLACNIVTMNYSTELQPICNLHNIEYTDFINLYKSYQGFDRDLIYTLQDFLQTLHQPEVKPVLNIETDHKVFVGGVYVMYIRCFKGTDRVSYINYFNPERQKVRRELYDYLGYKSCEVILFNNKVLQQNHYDANQQIYLIVNHHEDKKSYTLQHKNKKLFFANETALQQHWLETLIQGNTYFFIDKNRIYNSILAEIKNDDLKKIAIIHSTHTSNPNMSGNKKVNSNYKYLLDNQQHFSACVVGTQAQYLDLIADFNMSIPVYVIPPSYISEYRKNTQLESETFRILSIGRIATEKRHEDMVMAMKTVVQTIQNARLEFFGSGDIKQIDRIKALINEHGLQEYIFLKDYVHDIKSELFNAQLSLVTSKVESFCIAILDSLEQGTPVISYDIKYGPSSIIQDGVNGKLVAHGDVESLSSSIIDYYRNNMFNYSDNTQLVLDEYSSQKVSSKWKDLLNDLNRTDINHI from the coding sequence ATGCTGAGTTATTTTTTAAATTCTCCTTTTGGTTATAAACTAACGGGGATTGAACATGCATCTTTGAAGCGGTATAAACTATTTAAAGAGATGGGCTTAGCTTGCAATATAGTGACAATGAATTACTCTACTGAACTGCAACCTATTTGTAATTTACATAATATCGAATACACTGATTTTATAAATTTATACAAGAGTTATCAGGGTTTTGATCGAGATTTAATCTATACGTTGCAAGACTTTCTACAAACTTTGCATCAGCCTGAAGTTAAGCCTGTACTTAATATCGAAACTGATCATAAAGTTTTTGTCGGAGGTGTTTATGTTATGTATATTCGATGCTTTAAAGGCACAGATCGAGTTTCATATATCAATTATTTTAATCCTGAAAGGCAGAAAGTTAGACGCGAACTTTATGATTATTTAGGATATAAGAGTTGTGAAGTCATCTTGTTTAATAATAAGGTATTACAGCAAAATCACTATGATGCAAATCAGCAAATATACTTAATAGTGAATCATCATGAAGATAAGAAGTCTTATACTTTGCAGCATAAAAATAAAAAACTATTTTTTGCAAATGAAACTGCTTTACAACAGCATTGGTTAGAGACGCTTATTCAGGGGAATACATATTTTTTTATTGATAAAAATAGAATTTATAATTCTATTTTGGCAGAAATTAAAAATGATGATTTAAAAAAAATAGCCATTATTCATAGCACGCATACTAGTAATCCTAATATGAGTGGTAACAAGAAGGTTAATTCAAATTATAAATATCTACTAGATAATCAACAACATTTTTCTGCTTGCGTAGTTGGTACACAGGCGCAGTATTTAGATTTAATTGCTGATTTTAATATGAGTATTCCAGTTTATGTTATCCCACCAAGTTATATAAGTGAATACAGAAAGAACACTCAACTTGAGTCAGAAACTTTTAGAATTTTATCTATTGGACGTATTGCAACTGAAAAGCGCCATGAGGATATGGTTATGGCGATGAAAACTGTCGTACAAACGATTCAAAATGCGCGTTTAGAGTTTTTTGGTTCAGGGGATATTAAACAAATAGATCGTATTAAGGCTCTAATTAATGAACATGGATTACAAGAATATATATTTTTAAAAGACTATGTTCATGATATTAAATCAGAATTATTTAATGCTCAGCTTAGTCTTGTTACTAGTAAGGTTGAAAGTTTTTGTATTGCAATTTTAGATAGTTTAGAACAGGGAACACCTGTTATTTCCTATGATATTAAATATGGACCATCTTCAATTATACAAGATGGTGTCAATGGGAAACTTGTGGCTCATGGTGATGTGGAAAGCCTCTCTAGTAGCATTATTGACTACTATCGCAATAATATGTTTAATTACAGCGATAATACTCAATTGGTTTTAGATGAATATTCTAGTCAAAAGGTGAGTAGTAAATGGAAAGATTTATTAAATGATTTAAATCGAACTGATATTAATCATATTTAA
- a CDS encoding IclR family transcriptional regulator domain-containing protein: MRYQQIHNSSSGESISNDDYIAGLAKGLALLEAFGMERQKLNASQVSARTGISRTAARRYLRTLKFLGYLDGDEHYFWLTHKVLRFSSSYLSSASLPKVAQPMLNLLSAQTSFTFSIAVLDENEVVPIARSYLAQQDNLRISPYGMHLGNRLPAHATSTGKVLLAALTHDEQKVWFDRHGLKRLTPYTIQDEADFYQVLQQVAQQDFCLSQEEHELGIHALAVPIYAQQSKVVAALNIISSTTKTTDDYLLTKILPLLQDTARELRNVL; the protein is encoded by the coding sequence ATGCGATACCAACAAATTCACAATTCATCTTCTGGAGAAAGTATCTCTAATGATGACTATATTGCGGGGCTAGCCAAAGGCTTGGCGCTGCTTGAAGCATTTGGCATGGAACGGCAGAAACTCAATGCCTCGCAAGTTTCAGCCCGCACAGGAATCAGTCGCACTGCCGCCAGACGCTATTTGCGTACCTTAAAGTTCTTAGGCTATTTGGATGGAGACGAACACTATTTTTGGTTAACCCACAAAGTACTGCGTTTTTCCAGCTCTTATCTGAGTTCGGCATCGCTACCCAAAGTCGCGCAACCGATGTTAAACCTACTCAGTGCACAAACATCATTCACCTTTTCAATTGCGGTACTGGATGAAAATGAAGTGGTGCCGATTGCACGGAGTTACTTAGCCCAGCAAGATAACTTACGCATAAGCCCTTATGGCATGCATTTGGGTAATCGCTTACCTGCACACGCCACCTCGACGGGTAAAGTATTATTGGCCGCCTTAACGCATGATGAGCAGAAAGTCTGGTTTGATCGACATGGTCTAAAACGTTTAACGCCCTATACCATTCAGGACGAGGCCGATTTTTATCAAGTCCTTCAACAGGTTGCCCAGCAAGATTTTTGTCTATCACAAGAAGAACATGAGCTGGGCATACACGCCTTGGCTGTTCCTATTTATGCGCAGCAATCCAAAGTGGTTGCTGCTCTGAATATTATTTCATCCACCACGAAAACCACGGATGACTATTTACTCACAAAAATCCTTCCGCTGTTGCAAGACACGGCACGCGAGCTAAGGAATGTGCTGTAG
- a CDS encoding IS630 transposase-related protein, protein MTYSVHFRKKVLAKLESGMSIRALADKYDLSPTTIQKWKTKLEPKPDCVRKPLKIEDQALSDDLLNYPDATFTERASRFNCSAVAISKAIKRLAAKNRSTE, encoded by the coding sequence ATGACCTATTCAGTACACTTTAGAAAAAAAGTATTAGCTAAGCTTGAATCAGGGATGAGTATTCGAGCACTTGCTGATAAATATGATTTGAGTCCCACGACCATACAAAAGTGGAAAACCAAGCTCGAACCCAAGCCTGATTGTGTGCGTAAGCCCTTGAAGATTGAGGATCAGGCCTTGAGCGATGACTTATTAAACTATCCCGATGCGACGTTTACTGAACGGGCGAGCCGGTTTAATTGTTCGGCAGTTGCGATTAGTAAGGCGATTAAACGCTTGGCTGCAAAAAACCGTAGCACTGAGTAA
- a CDS encoding DUF3649 domain-containing protein, translating to MSEIQRYRWMVLSRIVLAVVIGFAIASLSVAVIALIYPDRRAVATYTGMIASFVVWLIYIIYVFSVKSLAKAWISSGILLLLLSACVWGARQVGAL from the coding sequence ATGAGTGAAATACAGCGCTATCGCTGGATGGTGTTGAGTCGGATTGTACTGGCGGTGGTTATCGGTTTTGCGATTGCATCTTTATCCGTTGCGGTGATTGCATTGATTTATCCAGATCGTCGAGCTGTGGCGACTTATACCGGCATGATCGCAAGTTTTGTGGTTTGGCTGATCTACATTATTTATGTCTTCAGTGTGAAAAGCTTAGCTAAAGCGTGGATTTCATCAGGCATTCTCCTGTTGCTGCTCAGTGCTTGTGTTTGGGGCGCTAGACAGGTGGGGGCGCTATGA
- a CDS encoding efflux RND transporter periplasmic adaptor subunit: MSEAEKSHSTSKQTPSRQSKLKPFKWLIIVVLLILGLIAAWKYWKSTQTVAEEYSQWSKPVPVRVVPVERSDLQQQVKAIGTVIPSQMVNVQSQVSGRLQQLYFNEGQTVRKGQLLALIDPAPFQVALAQALGTQQQHFAQLANAQTELRRYELLYQRDSIAKQQVEQQQALVKQLQGQSQANQAQVDAAKLQLSYTKIHAPISGRVGFRMKDVGNLIQANDSSALLSITQVSPIYVQFALPEQQLATLRGAQQAGQSLALSAWDRSEQQQLATGKIHALDNQIDLSTGSIKLKAIFNNQDDRLFPNQFVNVKLALNTIANAVNLPSDAIQHGAKGPYVYIINKDNKAEVRVLQLGINTQGRTEILSGLNGQERVVLEGIDRLSEGKAVQIVQQKAQHPAENQVAAASTLVASP; encoded by the coding sequence ATGTCAGAAGCGGAAAAGTCCCATTCAACCTCAAAGCAAACGCCATCTCGGCAATCAAAACTGAAACCTTTTAAATGGTTGATTATTGTGGTTTTGCTGATACTGGGTTTGATTGCTGCATGGAAATATTGGAAAAGTACTCAAACGGTAGCAGAAGAGTATAGTCAATGGAGTAAACCCGTGCCAGTACGGGTGGTGCCTGTAGAGCGCAGCGATTTACAGCAACAAGTCAAAGCCATTGGAACGGTGATTCCAAGTCAAATGGTCAATGTACAAAGCCAAGTGTCTGGTCGTTTACAGCAGTTATATTTTAATGAAGGGCAAACGGTCAGAAAAGGGCAGTTATTGGCATTGATTGATCCGGCACCTTTTCAAGTGGCTTTGGCACAGGCTTTGGGTACCCAGCAGCAGCATTTTGCTCAGCTAGCCAATGCTCAAACTGAATTACGCCGTTATGAATTACTTTATCAGCGCGATTCAATTGCAAAACAACAAGTTGAACAGCAGCAAGCCTTGGTGAAACAGCTGCAAGGGCAAAGTCAGGCCAATCAAGCGCAAGTCGATGCGGCAAAGCTACAGTTGTCGTATACCAAAATTCATGCGCCAATTTCGGGTCGTGTGGGCTTCCGCATGAAAGATGTGGGTAATCTGATTCAAGCCAATGACAGCAGCGCTTTGCTGAGTATTACCCAAGTTAGCCCGATCTATGTGCAATTCGCTCTGCCCGAACAGCAATTGGCGACCTTACGCGGTGCGCAACAAGCAGGGCAAAGTCTGGCGCTTTCCGCTTGGGATCGCAGTGAGCAGCAACAATTGGCGACAGGGAAAATCCATGCATTGGATAATCAAATTGATTTAAGTACAGGCAGCATTAAGCTCAAGGCGATTTTCAATAATCAAGATGATCGTTTATTCCCAAATCAATTCGTCAATGTCAAATTGGCGCTCAACACCATTGCCAATGCCGTCAATCTTCCCAGCGATGCGATTCAGCACGGCGCCAAAGGGCCTTATGTTTATATTATTAATAAAGACAATAAGGCCGAAGTGCGTGTGCTTCAACTCGGTATCAATACCCAAGGGCGTACCGAAATCTTATCTGGCCTAAATGGTCAGGAACGGGTGGTACTTGAGGGAATTGATCGACTTTCCGAAGGCAAAGCCGTACAAATTGTGCAGCAGAAAGCGCAACATCCAGCAGAAAATCAGGTTGCTGCGGCATCTACGCTGGTTGCGAGCCCATGA